In Nitrospirota bacterium, a single genomic region encodes these proteins:
- a CDS encoding DUF465 domain-containing protein, whose product MKEQEIVELLKKENEEFKKLSEEHRSLDSLLSEIDNKRYLTPEEEFERKRIQKQKLLKKDRMAELVREYKKQSALN is encoded by the coding sequence TTGAAAGAGCAAGAAATTGTCGAACTCCTGAAAAAAGAAAACGAAGAATTCAAGAAGCTGAGCGAGGAACACAGGAGTCTTGACTCACTCCTGTCAGAGATTGACAATAAGCGCTACCTTACCCCTGAAGAAGAGTTCGAGAGGAAAAGGATCCAGAAGCAGAAACTCCTTAAAAAAGACAGGATGGCAGAGCTGGTAAGAGAATACAAGAAACAGAGCGCACTGAATTAA
- the hemG gene encoding protoporphyrinogen oxidase, with protein MNLVIIGGGITGLSLAYFLLERSPSLEITVIESGDRAGGKIWTDKSNGYLCEGGVNGFLDNRPKTLELVSKLSLSALRSNENSRKRFIYSDGTLHRLPESPASFFGSNLLSLSGRLRIIWEIFAPRGGGNDETLAEFAIRRLGREAYEKLIDPMASGIYAGDPEKMSLRSCFPKVYNLEQKYGSLIRGMIKLKKEARKTGEKVGAGPGGILTSFFDGMEVMIGTLTQFLGTRLKTGVKGVSVDKKGDRYHVSLSDGSTIETRGVVLATPAFEASAMVKDLAKDLASTLNEIPYPSISVVCFGYRRERIRHPLDGFGFLIPSREGRKILGTLWDSSIFPNRAPDGHVLLRSMLGGVRRSDLALEDDDRLRDLVMDELKDIMGIDVQPDFTKVYKHEKGIPQYAPKHEKILERISEACSRFSRLYITGNAYQGIGVNDCIENSYKLAERIAKEI; from the coding sequence ATGAACCTGGTCATCATCGGAGGAGGAATCACCGGCCTTTCACTAGCCTATTTTCTGCTTGAACGTTCGCCTTCCCTAGAGATTACCGTCATCGAGTCAGGGGATAGGGCCGGAGGGAAGATCTGGACTGATAAATCCAACGGGTATTTATGTGAGGGGGGCGTCAACGGGTTTCTCGACAACAGGCCCAAAACCCTCGAACTCGTCTCGAAACTCTCCCTCTCTGCATTGCGGAGCAACGAAAACTCAAGAAAAAGGTTTATTTATTCCGACGGCACTCTTCATCGGCTGCCTGAATCCCCTGCGTCATTTTTCGGTTCCAACCTTCTCTCGCTTTCCGGCAGACTCAGAATCATCTGGGAGATATTCGCTCCCAGGGGCGGTGGAAACGACGAAACTCTCGCAGAGTTCGCAATAAGACGGCTGGGCAGAGAGGCGTATGAAAAACTGATCGACCCGATGGCATCAGGTATTTATGCCGGTGACCCCGAAAAGATGAGCCTCAGGAGCTGTTTCCCGAAGGTATACAATCTCGAGCAGAAATACGGAAGTCTGATACGGGGGATGATCAAACTTAAAAAAGAAGCCAGAAAGACCGGGGAAAAGGTGGGCGCAGGACCGGGCGGTATTCTGACTTCCTTCTTCGATGGGATGGAAGTGATGATAGGAACGCTGACACAGTTTCTCGGAACCCGTTTGAAGACAGGGGTGAAGGGGGTTTCAGTCGATAAAAAAGGGGACAGGTATCACGTCAGCCTTTCGGACGGTTCGACGATAGAAACCAGAGGCGTCGTCCTTGCCACTCCTGCGTTTGAGGCATCCGCTATGGTGAAAGACCTTGCCAAAGACCTTGCATCAACCCTCAACGAAATCCCTTATCCCTCGATCTCTGTGGTATGTTTCGGCTACAGACGGGAAAGGATCAGGCATCCGCTCGACGGTTTTGGGTTCCTGATCCCGAGCAGGGAAGGAAGAAAGATACTCGGTACGCTCTGGGATTCGAGCATATTCCCGAACAGGGCTCCGGACGGCCATGTGCTGCTCAGGAGCATGCTCGGAGGGGTAAGAAGATCGGATCTTGCACTTGAAGATGATGACAGACTCAGGGATCTTGTCATGGATGAACTGAAAGATATAATGGGAATAGATGTCCAGCCCGATTTTACAAAGGTGTATAAACACGAAAAAGGCATCCCGCAGTATGCACCGAAACACGAAAAAATACTCGAGAGAATCTCTGAGGCATGCAGCCGTTTCAGCAGATTGTACATAACCGGAAACGCATATCAGGGCATCGGAGTCAATGACTGCATAGAAAACTCGTATAAACTTGCAGAAAGGATTGCCAAGGAGATATAA
- a CDS encoding radical SAM protein translates to MDFIFVSMPYARFISKWFAHVPNINLGIMQAYLSGKGRSVRTFHFHLDFLPYLRGLRPHITDNLLKLTEQFGVEYLGLDYLFASLLFEEKYRMSKERFEQRLESLGMTLKEFDELREVAAAFLDSSFQKLSPHLEGTKLVGFSSSHYQLSSSLMMCARIKKHYPAIRTVIGGKDCSGAFGYDLLAHADYVDYIGTGECEVAVESILAHIGDERNALHNVICRDPGGNIAKTSYSPNVSLNALPFPQYPFENFPVELSEIILPVEFGRGCPWKRCTFCPDESYNITCQTKTADRLKDEFAYYQNISGDLRNFFILDSDALKDPQLIIDISHYLEGKYFNFIYAEFRADRINRDVLASILRFGTWTSNFQIGIETFSERILQLMNKGVTALKNVEVLKAVAELKVPVQFNLFTCFPMMSEHDMRENLRVMERIAHILVSENIQIFPGEFYLPTDCPVYLNSESYGIRKHSASIFSLIFEDFSMPSYSNYPYPYEFSNDDEQYRISGTIRNAVEEIKSKNPAENYMVFRETLGGFQIETNRDGKVHTRLLSPLEGRVYLSAVEVSQEIVRVAETLGLSLHEVESVLDSFESDGLILYSHDRKLFLSLATRDRSAESGG, encoded by the coding sequence GTGGATTTTATTTTCGTTTCCATGCCGTATGCAAGGTTTATCTCGAAATGGTTCGCGCATGTCCCGAATATCAACCTCGGGATTATGCAGGCCTATCTCTCCGGAAAAGGCAGAAGCGTCAGGACATTCCACTTTCATCTGGACTTTCTGCCGTATCTGAGGGGATTGCGTCCTCACATTACAGATAACCTGCTGAAGCTTACGGAACAGTTTGGGGTCGAATATCTCGGGCTCGATTATCTCTTCGCTTCCCTGCTGTTCGAAGAGAAATATCGCATGTCAAAGGAACGGTTCGAACAACGGCTCGAGTCGCTCGGCATGACACTGAAGGAGTTTGACGAACTGAGGGAAGTGGCTGCCGCGTTCCTTGACTCATCCTTTCAGAAGCTGTCACCCCATCTTGAAGGAACAAAACTCGTCGGGTTCAGTTCTTCCCACTATCAGCTGAGCAGTTCGCTGATGATGTGCGCAAGGATTAAGAAGCATTACCCTGCAATCAGAACGGTTATCGGCGGCAAGGACTGCTCGGGGGCCTTTGGCTATGATCTCCTTGCGCACGCAGACTACGTCGATTATATCGGGACAGGAGAATGTGAAGTTGCGGTGGAGAGCATCCTTGCACATATCGGCGACGAAAGGAACGCACTGCACAATGTGATCTGTAGAGATCCCGGCGGCAATATCGCGAAAACCTCATACAGCCCGAATGTCTCCCTCAATGCCCTTCCTTTTCCCCAATACCCGTTTGAAAACTTCCCGGTTGAACTTTCCGAAATCATTCTTCCCGTGGAATTCGGCAGGGGTTGTCCCTGGAAGCGATGCACGTTCTGTCCCGATGAATCATACAATATCACCTGCCAGACAAAGACTGCAGACCGCCTGAAAGACGAATTTGCATACTACCAGAACATTTCCGGAGACCTCAGAAATTTCTTCATTCTCGACTCTGACGCGCTGAAAGACCCGCAATTGATTATTGATATCTCGCATTACCTCGAGGGGAAATATTTCAATTTCATCTATGCAGAATTCAGGGCGGACAGAATAAACAGGGACGTGCTGGCATCCATACTGCGTTTCGGCACATGGACCTCAAACTTCCAGATCGGCATCGAAACATTCAGCGAAAGGATATTGCAGCTTATGAACAAAGGGGTAACCGCGCTGAAGAATGTAGAGGTTCTGAAAGCGGTTGCCGAACTGAAGGTGCCTGTGCAATTCAACCTTTTCACCTGTTTTCCCATGATGAGTGAACACGACATGAGAGAAAATCTGAGGGTTATGGAACGCATAGCCCACATACTCGTGAGCGAGAATATCCAGATATTTCCGGGCGAGTTTTATCTGCCTACGGATTGTCCCGTATATCTGAACAGTGAAAGTTATGGTATCAGAAAACACAGCGCTTCGATCTTCTCCCTGATTTTCGAGGACTTCAGCATGCCCTCATATTCGAATTACCCGTATCCATATGAGTTCTCTAATGATGACGAACAGTACAGAATTTCAGGGACAATACGCAATGCGGTCGAGGAGATCAAAAGCAAAAACCCTGCAGAGAATTACATGGTTTTCAGGGAAACCTTAGGCGGCTTTCAGATCGAGACAAACCGCGACGGGAAAGTACACACCCGTCTGCTCAGTCCGCTCGAAGGCCGGGTGTATCTCTCTGCCGTCGAAGTATCACAGGAGATCGTCAGGGTAGCGGAAACTCTCGGACTTTCCCTTCATGAGGTGGAATCCGTTCTTGATTCGTTTGAGAGTGACGGGCTTATTCTGTATTCTCATGACAGGAAACTCTTTCTTTCCCTGGCGACCAGGGACCGGTCAGCAGAATCAGGGGGTTGA